In Idiomarina sp. PL1-037, a single genomic region encodes these proteins:
- a CDS encoding helix-turn-helix domain-containing protein — translation MINSNIAVLLAERKLKMSDLAKATGINRGTIQRMYHDEAARIEIEVMNKMCEFFECTPGDLFIYSPDE, via the coding sequence ATGATAAACTCTAACATTGCTGTTCTTTTAGCCGAGAGAAAGTTAAAGATGTCAGATCTTGCCAAGGCGACAGGAATTAATAGGGGCACGATCCAGCGGATGTACCACGATGAAGCTGCTCGAATAGAAATAGAAGTCATGAACAAAATGTGTGAATTTTTTGAATGTACGCCTGGTGATCTATTTATTTATAGCCCTGATGAGTAA
- a CDS encoding cyclase family protein gives MKKSNNILSVAVLGALVGLSSSSLAFAQSSDIENLQKDMPKNWGKWGENDQIGALNYLDDEQALRGVKAVKTGEKFTLQLPITHGVGPVFPGRVPAMHFMTQDESMYSVDKLDELAGGVKYSDDAVFMYLQGTTHMDALGHAWYGDKVYGGVSADSTVHGHDHVDVGKLAEHGIVGRGVLLDVGSYKGGQSSRLAPSSCVTLDDLQETAEAQNVTIEKRDILLIRTGSVGRFYQDEPDAPWSATTEPGLCYSKQLINWIDDMEIPVIAADNLAVELVPQTIDGKDYVIPLHGALIRDLGVVLSELYWLDDLAKDSAEDGQYTFMFTAAPLKMERGSGSPINPIVIK, from the coding sequence ATGAAAAAATCGAATAATATCTTATCTGTCGCTGTGCTGGGTGCCCTTGTTGGGCTGAGTTCTTCATCACTGGCTTTTGCTCAAAGCAGTGATATTGAAAATTTACAGAAGGATATGCCGAAAAACTGGGGTAAATGGGGTGAGAACGACCAAATTGGCGCATTGAATTACCTCGATGATGAACAAGCACTGCGAGGCGTTAAGGCTGTAAAAACAGGTGAAAAATTCACCCTGCAATTACCGATTACTCATGGAGTCGGACCTGTCTTTCCTGGAAGAGTGCCAGCCATGCATTTTATGACACAGGATGAAAGTATGTACTCTGTGGATAAACTTGATGAATTAGCCGGTGGGGTGAAGTACTCCGACGATGCTGTATTTATGTATTTACAAGGCACGACTCATATGGATGCATTAGGTCACGCTTGGTATGGCGACAAAGTCTATGGTGGCGTTTCAGCCGATAGTACAGTACATGGGCACGATCATGTTGATGTAGGCAAACTTGCTGAGCACGGCATTGTTGGTCGTGGTGTCTTATTGGATGTTGGGAGTTACAAAGGCGGTCAGTCTAGCCGTTTGGCACCAAGCTCTTGCGTTACACTTGATGATTTACAAGAAACAGCTGAAGCGCAAAACGTAACAATCGAGAAACGAGACATTTTGTTGATAAGAACGGGGTCCGTTGGCCGCTTTTATCAGGACGAACCAGACGCGCCATGGAGCGCAACTACAGAGCCCGGATTGTGTTATAGCAAACAACTAATCAACTGGATTGATGATATGGAAATACCAGTGATTGCAGCGGATAACCTTGCTGTCGAACTGGTTCCGCAAACTATTGACGGAAAAGATTACGTGATACCACTACATGGTGCACTTATCCGGGATTTAGGTGTTGTTCTTAGTGAGTTGTACTGGCTGGATGACCTTGCAAAAGACAGCGCTGAAGATGGGCAGTATACCTTTATGTTTACAGCAGCGCCGCTAAAAATGGAACGCGGCTCAGGCTCTCCTATTAACCCAATTGTGATTAAATAA
- a CDS encoding NAD-dependent succinate-semialdehyde dehydrogenase: MMNEQQVDLKQAALIGVHWIRCSGSNTLKVFNPANGELLGTVPKLSEEQVHYAITIAEQAFNSWRKNSINERCAVLNKWYQKIKENEARLASIITLEQGKPFSEALGEVRYAASYIQWYAQPALQDNGSEMPNGSANESLKTVTEPVGVCAAITPWNFPAAMLTRKVAPALAVGCSMIIKPAPETPFTALALSELALRAGVPPGLINVVTGDAQLIGDIVCTSKQVKKLSFTGSTAVGRHLMRTCASTVKRLSLELGGNAPFIVCSDADIDKAVEGAMQSKFRNAGQTCVCANAFYVHDSLYDRFASAFEKRIKALSLGSGSDPHIDIGPLINEQALEKVEALVRDAREKGGNIVYGGERWAESERWYLPTLITEATTDMRCVQEEVFGPVAPLVRYSDEDSLIASLRAQDTGLAAYFYSESLKRIHHLAAELEVGMVGVNTGVISDPAMPFGGVKSSGLGREGGRQGIMEYLETKYIKLCY, encoded by the coding sequence ATGATGAATGAGCAACAGGTAGATTTAAAGCAGGCGGCCTTAATTGGCGTACATTGGATCCGGTGTAGCGGGAGCAATACGCTGAAGGTTTTTAATCCGGCTAACGGAGAGTTGCTAGGCACTGTTCCAAAGCTCTCTGAGGAGCAAGTGCACTATGCGATCACCATTGCTGAGCAGGCTTTCAATAGTTGGCGTAAGAATTCGATAAACGAGCGTTGTGCAGTACTCAACAAGTGGTACCAAAAGATAAAAGAAAACGAAGCGCGGCTAGCATCGATTATTACTCTAGAGCAAGGAAAGCCCTTCAGTGAGGCCTTAGGAGAAGTTCGCTATGCGGCGAGTTATATACAGTGGTACGCACAACCGGCGTTGCAGGATAACGGCAGCGAAATGCCGAATGGTTCCGCGAATGAGTCGTTGAAAACAGTCACAGAGCCGGTCGGTGTCTGTGCCGCGATAACTCCCTGGAACTTTCCAGCGGCGATGTTAACACGAAAGGTAGCACCAGCTCTGGCTGTAGGGTGTTCAATGATAATAAAACCTGCACCTGAGACTCCATTTACAGCACTTGCATTATCAGAGCTGGCTCTTCGGGCCGGGGTTCCCCCGGGTTTGATCAATGTAGTAACTGGTGACGCACAACTTATAGGCGACATAGTGTGCACCAGCAAGCAAGTTAAAAAGCTCAGTTTTACTGGATCAACAGCTGTGGGGCGGCACTTGATGCGAACTTGTGCCTCTACCGTTAAGCGCCTCTCGCTTGAATTAGGCGGTAATGCCCCGTTTATAGTCTGTAGTGATGCTGATATCGATAAAGCAGTTGAAGGAGCCATGCAGTCAAAGTTTCGCAATGCCGGACAAACTTGCGTCTGTGCAAATGCGTTTTATGTTCATGATTCGCTATACGATCGTTTTGCTAGTGCTTTTGAAAAGCGAATAAAAGCGCTCTCCTTAGGCTCAGGCAGTGACCCTCACATCGATATTGGCCCTCTCATTAATGAGCAGGCGCTGGAGAAGGTAGAGGCACTAGTTAGAGATGCCAGAGAAAAAGGCGGCAATATAGTGTATGGAGGCGAGCGTTGGGCAGAGTCGGAGCGTTGGTATCTTCCTACATTGATCACAGAAGCAACAACCGATATGCGCTGTGTTCAAGAAGAAGTTTTCGGCCCAGTAGCCCCTTTAGTTCGCTATAGCGATGAAGATTCGCTCATTGCGTCACTTAGAGCACAGGATACAGGTTTAGCGGCTTATTTTTACAGCGAAAGTCTGAAACGGATCCACCACCTCGCTGCGGAGCTAGAGGTGGGTATGGTAGGCGTTAACACTGGCGTCATCTCAGATCCAGCGATGCCTTTTGGCGGTGTTAAAAGTTCTGGCTTAGGCCGAGAAGGAGGTCGACAAGGCATTATGGAGTACCTCGAAACAAAGTACATCAAGCTTTGTTATTAA
- a CDS encoding sigma-54 interaction domain-containing protein has product MFHGDNLQRVLDAMSDGVYITDGNGVTVTVNKAYERITGIPKRALQGMHMSEVVKAGYISRSVSLEVLKERRAVTLTQALTDDHKILVSGTPMIDGRGRIEYVVTTVRDVTELLQAKRAEEQLEQLLNVREQYGPAQHDWPAEPFIVSPRTQACYELAKRVANSAAKVLLQGETGTGKTLLARTIHQYSRCSNGPFIELNCAAMPESLLEAELFGYVPGAFTGASNKGKTGLLEAANNGTLFLDEIGDLPLSLQAKLLKVIAEKRFLPVGGTEFRQTNFRLISATHHDLKALVAEKLFRADLLYRICVVPIELPALRERTEEVEPLLQHYLCYFNQQYEFDCRWHQSVIERLTRYDWPGNIRELINLVERLVVTSEQALITTAHLPRELIGEQFVGKQGLSLKHQMDELELRLITEALQVHGTTRSAAQALGIDQSTLVKKQQRLREKMKGNLTQDDE; this is encoded by the coding sequence ATGTTTCACGGCGATAACCTGCAACGGGTATTAGATGCCATGAGTGATGGCGTTTACATAACCGATGGGAACGGAGTTACCGTAACAGTAAATAAAGCCTATGAGCGCATAACAGGTATTCCAAAGCGTGCTCTGCAGGGCATGCACATGTCAGAGGTGGTTAAAGCCGGCTACATTTCACGTTCGGTATCGTTAGAAGTATTGAAAGAGCGACGCGCTGTAACACTGACGCAGGCTCTGACCGATGACCATAAAATTTTGGTATCGGGCACTCCAATGATTGATGGCCGAGGACGCATTGAATACGTAGTTACAACGGTTCGAGATGTAACCGAGTTATTGCAAGCCAAGCGTGCTGAAGAGCAACTAGAACAGTTGTTAAATGTGCGAGAGCAATATGGTCCGGCACAGCATGACTGGCCGGCTGAGCCATTTATCGTAAGCCCTCGCACCCAAGCATGTTACGAGCTTGCCAAGCGCGTAGCTAATTCAGCGGCAAAAGTACTGTTACAAGGCGAGACTGGGACTGGTAAAACATTATTAGCACGCACTATTCATCAATATAGCCGATGCAGTAACGGACCCTTTATTGAGCTTAACTGTGCGGCAATGCCCGAGTCACTGTTGGAAGCAGAGCTATTCGGTTATGTACCAGGCGCATTTACTGGTGCGTCAAATAAAGGAAAAACAGGGCTGCTTGAAGCTGCTAATAACGGCACTCTGTTTCTGGATGAGATTGGCGACTTACCCCTGTCGTTGCAAGCAAAGCTATTGAAGGTGATTGCCGAGAAGCGTTTTTTGCCAGTTGGAGGGACCGAGTTCAGGCAAACGAATTTTAGACTCATTTCAGCCACGCATCACGATTTAAAGGCACTAGTTGCCGAGAAACTTTTTCGGGCAGATCTTCTTTACCGAATATGTGTGGTACCTATCGAGCTACCTGCGCTTCGCGAGCGCACTGAGGAAGTTGAGCCGCTACTGCAACATTACCTTTGCTATTTTAATCAACAATACGAATTTGACTGTCGCTGGCATCAGAGCGTTATTGAGCGGCTTACTCGTTACGATTGGCCGGGAAATATTCGAGAGTTAATAAATTTAGTAGAGCGATTAGTGGTGACTAGTGAACAAGCATTAATTACGACCGCTCATTTACCTCGAGAGCTTATCGGTGAGCAGTTTGTTGGAAAGCAGGGACTTTCGTTGAAACATCAGATGGATGAGCTTGAGTTAAGGCTTATAACTGAGGCTCTCCAGGTTCATGGTACGACACGATCTGCAGCTCAAGCATTGGGGATAGACCAGTCAACATTAGTAAAAAAACAACAACGATTACGAGAAAAAATGAAGGGAAATCTAACTCAAGATGATGAATGA